The genomic interval CAAGTTTCATGCCATTCGAGAGGCAGTCAAGGCAGAGGAGATTGAAATGATATATTGTCCAGCAGAAGAGCAACTAGCTGATATTCTCACAAAGGCACTCTCACGTGATCAATTTGAAGATATGAGGAAGAAGCTGGGAGTGACCAACAACTACCTTAAGGAGGAGTGTTAGATTATTAAGGCTAGTTGTTAAGAAAGTTTGTTTTTATCTCTTGTTGAATAAGTCTAGCTATGGTTGTTACATAGTTAGAGATATATTAGGGATCAGATTGGTTGCTTTTTATCTTCCTATTTGTCTGCTGATTAGGAGGAAgtagttgttattttttttactatttaaatcATTGTAGAACTTGAACTTCCGATTTAAGAAAGATTCTACATTCAAGTTGTTTTTCTTTCAGATTTAATAGGCAATGATTAATTTTGAAACTTTGACGGTTAAGTTACTCGTGCCATATTTGGTGTGAAAGAAACTGGAGATCAttagaaaataatcataaaGATAACGCAATATGGTTTCGGATAATTTAGAAGTTCTACAGACTGCCTTTTCTGCTGTTGAAGATGGGAAGGATTCATCCCTAGTTGGAGCCACAGCTCAAGCATTAAAGCTGCCTCTTTGCTTCCAGAAGCAAGGCTGAATAAACTTGATCTTCTCATACCTCGTAAATCGTAATGATGGAAACTTGTGTCATGATTGTCCATTTTATTGGTAGTAGTCTCAGATTTATTGAGCTTGTTGCTGGTTAATTCTATAAAGTCGTTGCCCATAGTTTGTTTGTTTATGTTCTTGACAACTTTGTTCATATTGGGATAGAGTGTAAATCATATATGGTACACAATCTGTTGTCTAATGACAGCTTCCCcaattttcatttctatttcctCTCATCTTGTCTTTGTAAAGTTCTACTTATATGATATAGTGAAGTAGAGAAGTGATTTGCATATCTCTTCAGCATATTTCCTTTCAGGCTCTACATGTAACTGCTTGCATACAAATTGCTTTAAAGACTTTCTTCTACGTTTCTTTTGGCGAACTTGGCAGGTGAAATTCCCTTGGAGATGGGTCAGCTTGTCAATTTGGAGGAACTGAGTGTAGCCAGTGGATCTCTTACAGGGCATATACCATCCGCTATCTTCAACATCTCTTCTTTGAGAAAAATTGATCTCTCAAAAAATAGCTTGTCTGGAAATCTGCCCCTAGGCATTCACTGTGATCTCCCTTCTCTTGAAGTGCTATATCTTCCATGGAATCAGCTTTCTGGCCAATTTCCGCCTGCTTTGTGGGAGTGCACACAACTTCGAATGTTGTCCCTGTCAGTCAATAATTTCACAGGCAGCATATCTAGGAGAGTTGGGAACCTTACTTTACTAAAAGAGTTACACCTTGGCTCTAACAAGTTGACAGGTACTTCTGAACCTTTAGCTTTTATAAATGTTAACCTAATCAACCTTATACCAGAGCCTTCTTGGAGATAAGACGACTTGGGGCAGGATATAGAGTGTCCTCAGATAATGCTGGTTAACATAGAAAGGGTAACAAACCCTAGCCTCTTCCCCATGCTAAAATGTCATACAAAATGAATGTACATGCATACACGGACACACTGGTATTAGGTTGATCTGCAAAATGAATAGAATTCTTCATTGCTCATGAAAGAAACTTTTTGTTATTCGTGAGTTCAAATTGAATAAGCTAACGTAGGAGTGGACGCACACAGAGATGCCAGTTTTAGGTTTATTTGCGGACTGGATATAAATCTTTGTTGCTTGTCAAAACAATTCTCTGTTTCTGAGAGCtcctataaataaaattgtgaTTTGTGGAATACCCAGGGAGATAGAGATACAGCAGAAAACAATGAACATTCAAACATGTAGAGGGGAATTTAAATATCATTAGCAACACATGATTCTCACTAATTCGACAAAGAGGTTGGATAGTGGTTATTTTGCAGATAAGAAGACACTGCTATTTTTTTCATCACTGCCATCTTTCATCCATCTGTTCGACTAGAAACTGGTTTCTCCATAAGACTTTCAACTCcgctcttttcttttattagaGTCAGACTGATCAAGCAAGCTAGTAATATTCTTGGCAGGTGCATTACCAGAAGAAATTGGAAATATTAATCTTGAGATATTAAGTATTCTAGACACAAGCTTAACTGGCTCAATTCCTTTCCAAATCTTCAATGCGTCAGCAACAAAAATCATTGACCTGTCTGACAATCAGCTCTCAGGTTACCTTCCATCTAGCCTTGGTCTCTGGCTTCCCAATCTTGAAAAACTTTACCTAAGCCAAAATAAGCTCAGTGGGATTATCCCAAGCTCTATCGGCAATGCCTCCAAGCTTACCATCCTAGCCTTGACTACCAACTCATTCACAGGCTCTATACCAAGTACAGTTGGTAATCTAAGACTTCTGCAGCGGCTCTTTGTTTCTGAAAATAATCTGACAAGAGAATCTTCTACTCCGGAATTAAGGTTTTTTACTTCTTTAGAAAATTGTAGAAACTTGGAAGTGCTGGCAATATCACTAAATCAATTCAATGGCATCTTCCCTGCTTCATTTGGCAATCTCTCTACATCATTTCGCTTTCTAGAAGCTTTTGGTTGTAAAATTAAGGGGAACATTCCCAGTGGCATTGGTAACTTGAGCAGCTTGGAGGGCATAAGCTTAGATAACAATGAGTTGACAGGCATTATCCCGAGAACAATTGGAAGGTTGCAATACCTTGAACGCTTGTATCTTGAACACAATAAACTGGAAGGATTCATACCCAATGATCTTTGTTTGTTGAATAATTTGGGACACTTGTATCTAAGCGGTAATAACCTCTATGGACAGATACCCTCCTGCTTGGGTGAACTCAACTCCTTGAGATCGCTTTATTTAGATTCGAACAATCTAACTTCTGCAATGCCTTCAACCTTGTGGAGCCTGAAAGATCTTATCGGTTtaaatctatccacaaattcTCTTAGTGGATATATATCAGCTGATGTTGAACATATGAAGGTAATAACACAATTAGACTTGTCTTGGAATCAGTTATCAGGCAACATTCCAAATACCATTGGGGGAGCCCAGACATTACAAAATCTCTCCTTGGCACATAATAACCTACAAGGACCTATTCCTGAATCACTGGGTAGATTAATCAACTTGGAATATTTGGATCTCTCCAACAACAATCTATCAGGAAGCATTCCTACCTCATTGGAGGCACTCAGGTATCTCCAGTATTTAAACGTGTCCTTCAATAGATTGCAAGGAAATATTCCTACTGGAGGACTTTTTGCAAACTTCACAGCTCAATCGTATATGAACAACTATGGACTATGCGGTGCACCTAGATTGCAAGTCCCACCATGCAAAACTAGAAGCCTTCAGCAACCAACAGTTGTGAAAGTACTGAAATATGTTTTACCTGTAGTTGCGTCTTTAGTACTTGTGGTTGTGGTGCTCATGCTTGTTTCACTAAGAAAACGCAAAGTCAAAACACAATCACGAAGTAGAGAAGATTCATGCTATGCTGGATGGCGAGCGGTCTCATATTTAGAACTCTTCCGGGCAACAAATGGATTCAGTGAAAGCAACCTGCTTGGCATGGGAGGTTTTGGCCGTGTATATAAAGGAACACTATCAGATGGGATGAATGTTGCAATCAAGGTTTTCAATCTGCAGATAGAAGGAGCATTTAAGAGTTTCGATGCTGAATGTGAAGTAATGTGCAACATCCGCCATAGAAATCTCCTCAAGATCATTACCAGCTGCAGTAATGTGGATTTCAAAGCCTTGGTCTTGGAGTACATGCCCAATGGGAGTCTTGAAAAGTGGATGTATTCTGACACTTGTTTTTTGGATCTCCAGCAGAGATTAAACATAGTGATAGATGTTGCATCAGCACTCGAATATCTTCATCATGGCTATTCAACGCATATTATTCATTGTGATTTGAAGCCGAGCAACATCCTGGTAGACGAAGATATGGTTGCACATGTGGGTGACTTTGGTACAGGCAAACTTCTGGGCAAAGGAGAATACATGGCACAAACCAAGACCTTGGCCACCGTTGGATACATGGCACCAGGTAATATGCTTCCCAATATTTCGTGTTTTCTTGTCTTGTTTGTTGTTAATTTTTCTGTTTCCATTTCCATCCTTACCTGGTTTCGATGAATGGGTGCTACAAGGACAAGGttgcatttttatgtgtgtAGAGTATGGAACGGAAGGAGTAGTATCCACAAGCGGTGATGTCTACAGCTATGGGGTATTGTTGATGGAAGTATTCACAAGGAAGAAGCCCACAGATGAAATGTTTGCTGGAGAAATGAGCCTCAAGTGTTGGGTGAATCAGTCACTGAATGGGGGCTCAGTGCTTGAAGCCATGGATGCCAGTTTGATTGAACAAGAAGATCCACATTTGTCTGCAAAGGAGCTTTGTGTGTCATCTGTCTTGCAATTGGCCATGGATTGTGTGAAGGATCTGCCCAAGGAGAGAATCAACATGAAGGATGCTGCGACTACACTACACAAAATCAGAATTGCCTTCCTGTCAAATGTTGAAGAGGGTGGCGCTTCTCCTAAGGAGTGGGACTGGTCTGAGACTTCAGGCATTGGGCCTAAGGAACATGTCAGCCTTCTTTCTATCTAATTTAACCTTGTAAGAGACATTTATGTAACATAGGAACCAGGACGGAGTTGGGGGAGGCGGGAggctgaaattttaaaaatttaatgtaataaaatttgtATGTAATCAGAAAGTTGTACACTAATGATTGGTGTAAATTCCCTAGATTGATTTTACTCACTAAGAATTAAAGTATTTTTAGTAGTTTGATGATCTCTCTTTCTAAAAAAAAGATAGcaatgtttttcctttcttcgtATAAAGTTATTATTCAGTTCTAAAATTTTAgatacacaaataaaaaaaatagcataattcaataatcgaacaattgaaatatttaatttaagatcAAGACAAgtgttttttaatataaattaaggttAATTTCTAAAAACCATTCTTACATAACTTTATTCCTAAATTATATATTGAAATCCTCAAACGCACAAACACATTGTAATTCGAAACAAGAAGCAAGCATCCTCTGTTAAATAGAAAGActattttcaataataataataatagagggatcataaatattgaaatatatacacaaaatcaattgataatttaggataaataagaaaaatagaaagccACCATTTATCAATAATtcattcatacaaaaaataaaaaaaataattataaaaaaacgtGAAACATACCTCTTAGATCACACAAGGGGGGGATGATGAGAAAAATGACACCGCTAAAGAAAAGGCAAGCAAAGTAGTTGTCAAGTAGGTTAGACCAAGAAGGAATAAATACAGATAGATGCCAGTAATAGTGACTAGGAAATTAAAGAGGAGAAAGATGAATGCGTCGCAACAGCAAATTTGGTTCaatttctatataatatattaagatttttCTTTGCGACTCCCAGTTTCTGCCTTAGAAATTCAGATCTACCTTCCCTAAAGCCTTGGTTATTATGTTAGCCAACTACTCATCAGAACTGCAATGCACCAGATGCACTTCTCATTCTTTTTCAGCCTGCCTTACAACATAAAATTGATGTTTATGTGCTTATAGTCCGTCCATGATACACCAGATTTTTTGCGATAGTAATAATAGATTGATTATCCACCATGATGCCCGTAGCTTCTTTCTGAATCAAGAGAAAGTCTACTAAAACCTTCCTTAACTATCTAACTTGATTAATTTACGGCAGCAACAGTAGCTATATACTCTACTTCTACAGTTGATTGAGCTACTACATATTGCTTCCTTGAAGCCCatgaaaaaaatacatgagCCAATAGAAAACACATAACTCGTGGTGCTTTCTATATCATTAGGGCATCCAGCCTAGTCACTGTTAGAAAAACCTATCAGCTTCCCATTTTGAACAGGTTTACATTAGATGCCAAAATCAACTAGCCCTTAATATATCTTAATACCCTTTTAGCTACCACTAAGTGATTTTGTCTTGGTGCATGTACCTAGACAAGACACTAGTAGCAAACATGACATCTGGTCTAGAAgctaataaatataataagcTTCCAACTAGGCTTTTGTAGTGATTAGCAtcaacttcttcatcttcttcaaattttgacaattttgaattttgaaccaAGGGAGTGGAGACTACCTTGCAATttccattttgaattttaagagTTCAAGGGCATGCTTTTTTTGTGAAATGAATTAaagcaggttggctaaaatggagaaatgcatcgggggtgttatgtgatggtaaaatcccattaaaactaaaagaaaaattctataggacagctataaaatcagtcttgctgtatgggtCAGAATGTTAGGcaatcaaataccagcatgagcaaaagacgagtgtagcggagatgaggatgttaagatggatgtgcgatcatacaaaaaaagataaaattagaaatgaagttattcgtaataaggtaggagtagtgccaatcgaggagaagatgagagagactagactaaaatggtttggtcatgtgagaatgagaccaagagacgctcatatgagaagagttgatgaaatggaacaattagtcaaaaaaagaggtagaggtaaacccaagaagactttgggagagacattaaagtttgatatggagtgtatggatctaaatgaaaatatgacaaaagacagaaatacatagaaatctagaattcatgtagtcaatcccacatagtaggataaaggctagatatgttgttgttgttgttgaagaTACACGAACCAAATTGGAAAATctccattccaaggaagtagGTCCTGTGGCCCAAGTCAAACATTTCAAACACAACTTGCATTTCACTcttgaattttgaaatcaattgTGAATCATTTCCAATTACCAAcaaatcatcaacatatatgGAGA from Diospyros lotus cultivar Yz01 chromosome 8, ASM1463336v1, whole genome shotgun sequence carries:
- the LOC127807199 gene encoding LRR receptor-like serine/threonine-protein kinase EFR isoform X2, which produces MEKTSFCIAAVVLVLVNHSMFCCFAMTNLTTDQSALLAFKTQIISSYPHNLLADNWTSSSSVCDWFGVSCGIGIGQQKRVAALNLSDMGLTGTLSPQLGNLSFLALLDISFNSFHGPIPEELGHLHRLKDINFGYNNFSGGLPSWFGALPQLQNLLLYKNNFTGSVPASLCNISNLETLNIGYNRLQGKIPQEIGNLSYLKSLDLKYNELTGFIPAAIFSMSSLQEIDLTSNSLDGSLPVNMCDHLPRLRRLYLSLNRFDGQIPSVLYQCRDLRYLSLLSNEFNGSIPREIGNVTMLKVLYIGYNNLEGEIPLEMGQLVNLEELSVASGSLTGHIPSAIFNVSSLRKINLSKNRLSGNLPLGIHCDLPSLEELYLSWNQLSGQFPPALWECTQLRMLSLSVNNFTGSISNRVGNLTLLKDLYLGNNKLTGEIPLEMGQLVNLEELSVASGSLTGHIPSAIFNISSLRKIDLSKNSLSGNLPLGIHCDLPSLEVLYLPWNQLSGQFPPALWECTQLRMLSLSVNNFTGSISRRVGNLTLLKELHLGSNKLTGALPEEIGNINLEILSILDTSLTGSIPFQIFNASATKIIDLSDNQLSGYLPSSLGLWLPNLEKLYLSQNKLSGIIPSSIGNASKLTILALTTNSFTGSIPSTVGNLRLLQRLFVSENNLTRESSTPELRFFTSLENCRNLEVLAISLNQFNGIFPASFGNLSTSFRFLEAFGCKIKGNIPSGIGNLSSLEGISLDNNELTGIIPRTIGRLQYLERLYLEHNKLEGFIPNDLCLLNNLGHLYLSGNNLYGQIPSCLGELNSLRSLYLDSNNLTSAMPSTLWSLKDLIGLNLSTNSLSGYISADVEHMKVITQLDLSWNQLSGNIPNTIGGAQTLQNLSLAHNNLQGPIPESLGRLINLEYLDLSNNNLSGSIPTSLEALRYLQYLNVSFNRLQGNIPTGGLFANFTAQSYMNNYGLCGAPRLQVPPCKTRSLQQPTVVKVLKYVLPVVASLVLVVVVLMLVSLRKRKVKTQSRSREDSCYAGWRAVSYLELFRATNGFSESNLLGMGGFGRVYKGTLSDGMNVAIKVFNLQIEGAFKSFDAECEVMCNIRHRNLLKIITSCSNVDFKALVLEYMPNGSLEKWMYSDTCFLDLQQRLNIVIDVASALEYLHHGYSTHIIHCDLKPSNILVDEDMVAHVGDFGTGKLLGKGEYMAQTKTLATVGYMAPEYGTEGVVSTSGDVYSYGVLLMEVFTRKKPTDEMFAGEMSLKCWVNQSLNGGSVLEAMDASLIEQEDPHLSAKELCVSSVLQLAMDCVKDLPKERINMKDAATTLHKIRIAFLSNVEEGGASPKEWDWSETSGIGPKEHVSLLSI
- the LOC127807199 gene encoding LRR receptor-like serine/threonine-protein kinase EFR isoform X3, whose product is MEKTSFCIAAVVLVLVLVNHSTFCCLAMTNLTTDQSALLAFKTQIISSYPHNLLADNWTSSSSVCDWFGVSCGIGIGQQKRVAALNLSDMGLTGTLPPQLGNLSFLALLDISFNSFHGPIPEELGHLHRLKDINFGYNNFSGGLPSWFSALPQLQNLLLYENNFTGNIPASLCNISKLETLNIGYNRLQGKIPQEIGNLSYLKSMDLKYNELTGFIPAAIFSMSSLQEIDLTSNSLDGSLPVNMCDHLPRLRRLYLSLNRFDGQIPSVLYQCRDLRYLSLLSNEFNGSIPREIGNVTMLKVLYIGYNNLEGEIPLEMGQLVNLEELSVASGSLTGHIPSAIFNISSLRKIDLSKNSLSGNLPLGIHCDLPSLEVLYLPWNQLSGQFPPALWECTQLRMLSLSVNNFTGSISRRVGNLTLLKELHLGSNKLTGALPEEIGNINLEILSILDTSLTGSIPFQIFNASATKIIDLSDNQLSGYLPSSLGLWLPNLEKLYLSQNKLSGIIPSSIGNASKLTILALTTNSFTGSIPSTVGNLRLLQRLFVSENNLTRESSTPELRFFTSLENCRNLEVLAISLNQFNGIFPASFGNLSTSFRFLEAFGCKIKGNIPSGIGNLSSLEGISLDNNELTGIIPRTIGRLQYLERLYLEHNKLEGFIPNDLCLLNNLGHLYLSGNNLYGQIPSCLGELNSLRSLYLDSNNLTSAMPSTLWSLKDLIGLNLSTNSLSGYISADVEHMKVITQLDLSWNQLSGNIPNTIGGAQTLQNLSLAHNNLQGPIPESLGRLINLEYLDLSNNNLSGSIPTSLEALRYLQYLNVSFNRLQGNIPTGGLFANFTAQSYMNNYGLCGAPRLQVPPCKTRSLQQPTVVKVLKYVLPVVASLVLVVVVLMLVSLRKRKVKTQSRSREDSCYAGWRAVSYLELFRATNGFSESNLLGMGGFGRVYKGTLSDGMNVAIKVFNLQIEGAFKSFDAECEVMCNIRHRNLLKIITSCSNVDFKALVLEYMPNGSLEKWMYSDTCFLDLQQRLNIVIDVASALEYLHHGYSTHIIHCDLKPSNILVDEDMVAHVGDFGTGKLLGKGEYMAQTKTLATVGYMAPEYGTEGVVSTSGDVYSYGVLLMEVFTRKKPTDEMFAGEMSLKCWVNQSLNGGSVLEAMDASLIEQEDPHLSAKELCVSSVLQLAMDCVKDLPKERINMKDAATTLHKIRIAFLSNVEEGGASPKEWDWSETSGIGPKEHVSLLSI
- the LOC127807199 gene encoding receptor kinase-like protein Xa21 isoform X1, producing the protein MEKTSFCIAAVVLVLVLVNHSTFCCLAMTNLTTDQSALLAFKTQIISSYPHNLLADNWTSSSSVCDWFGVSCGIGIGQQKRVAALNLSDMGLTGTLPPQLGNLSFLALLDISFNSFHGPIPEELGHLHRLKDINFGYNNFSGGLPSWFSALPQLQNLLLYENNFTGNIPASLCNISKLETLNIGYNRLQGKIPQEIGNLSYLKSMDLKYNELTGFIPAAIFSMSSLQEIDLTSNSLDGSLPVNMCDHLPRLRRLYLSLNRFDGQIPSVLYQCRDLRYLSLLSNEFNGSIPREIGNVTMLKVLYIGYNNLEGEIPLEMGQLVNLEELSVASGSLTGHIPSAIFNVSSLRKINLSKNRLSGNLPLGIHCDLPSLEELYLSWNQLSGQFPPALWECTQLRMLSLSVNNFTGSISNRVGNLTLLKDLYLGNNKLTGEIPLEMGQLVNLEELSVASGSLTGHIPSAIFNISSLRKIDLSKNSLSGNLPLGIHCDLPSLEVLYLPWNQLSGQFPPALWECTQLRMLSLSVNNFTGSISRRVGNLTLLKELHLGSNKLTGALPEEIGNINLEILSILDTSLTGSIPFQIFNASATKIIDLSDNQLSGYLPSSLGLWLPNLEKLYLSQNKLSGIIPSSIGNASKLTILALTTNSFTGSIPSTVGNLRLLQRLFVSENNLTRESSTPELRFFTSLENCRNLEVLAISLNQFNGIFPASFGNLSTSFRFLEAFGCKIKGNIPSGIGNLSSLEGISLDNNELTGIIPRTIGRLQYLERLYLEHNKLEGFIPNDLCLLNNLGHLYLSGNNLYGQIPSCLGELNSLRSLYLDSNNLTSAMPSTLWSLKDLIGLNLSTNSLSGYISADVEHMKVITQLDLSWNQLSGNIPNTIGGAQTLQNLSLAHNNLQGPIPESLGRLINLEYLDLSNNNLSGSIPTSLEALRYLQYLNVSFNRLQGNIPTGGLFANFTAQSYMNNYGLCGAPRLQVPPCKTRSLQQPTVVKVLKYVLPVVASLVLVVVVLMLVSLRKRKVKTQSRSREDSCYAGWRAVSYLELFRATNGFSESNLLGMGGFGRVYKGTLSDGMNVAIKVFNLQIEGAFKSFDAECEVMCNIRHRNLLKIITSCSNVDFKALVLEYMPNGSLEKWMYSDTCFLDLQQRLNIVIDVASALEYLHHGYSTHIIHCDLKPSNILVDEDMVAHVGDFGTGKLLGKGEYMAQTKTLATVGYMAPEYGTEGVVSTSGDVYSYGVLLMEVFTRKKPTDEMFAGEMSLKCWVNQSLNGGSVLEAMDASLIEQEDPHLSAKELCVSSVLQLAMDCVKDLPKERINMKDAATTLHKIRIAFLSNVEEGGASPKEWDWSETSGIGPKEHVSLLSI